TCTTCGACCAGCTTGCTCAGTTCGCTCTGCGCGCCGGACACCACCTCGTACAGATTGCGGGAGTGGCTGACGAGCTTGTCGACCGACTGGGTGGCCAGCTTGTTCAGGTGGTTGATCGCTTCCTGGGAGTCCTTGAACTCGGTCAGTTGCTTGGCGGCCTTGGTATGGTCTTCCAGCGACTGCTTGGACGCTTCCAGTTGCAGCTTGATCAGGCGCTCGGTGCTGTCCAGCGCGATCTGGGCGAAGCGCAGCGTGGACTCGATGCCGGTCAGGGAAAGCTTATTCAGCTGTTCGTTGTTGTAGGACATGGTGTAAAACCTCCATTACGTGGAAAATGGGGTCCGACTGTGTTCCGTTGAGGGGTATTGTGCGCCGCACAATGACGCGTAAATGTAGCACAGGGCGCTGAGGGGGGGTAGAAGATTTGCTCTAGTCTGTTGTATTTATGTTAGATTGCCAGCGCACAACACCACGAAGATAAACCAGGAGCGTTAAATGAGTGTTGAGAAACGGGTCATCAAGAAGTACCCGAACCGCCGTCTGTACGATACCGCCACCAGTTCCTACATTACTTTGGGGGATGTCAAACAGTTGGTTCTGGACAATGTTGACATCCAGGTGCTGGACGCCAAGACCCAGGAAGACATCACCCGCAGCGTGCTGCTGCAGATCATTCTGGAAGAGGAAAACGGCGGCATGCCGATGTTCAGCTATGAAGTGCTGACCCAGTTCATCCGCTACTATGGCCAGGCCATGCAGGGCATGATGGGGCCTTTCCTGGAAAAGAATCTCCAGCTGTTCTCGCAGCTGCAGCAGAAAATGCAGGAGCAGACCCGCGCGATGTACGGCGACAACGCGATGCTGAACACCACGCTGTGGGGCGAGTTCATGAAGCTGCAGGGGCCGGCGATCCAGAACATGATGGCCAACTACATGGAGCAGAGCACCGGCATGTTCCTGGAAATGCAGAACCGCATGCAGGAGCAAACCAAGCAGCTGTTCGGCGGTTTCGGTTTTCCCGGCTATCCGGGGGCGGAAGACAAGGACAAATCCTGAGCGGCGCGCGTTCGGGATGCGATAGGGCCGGGGATGCCATTCCCCGGCCTTGTTTTTTCCCGCGGGCAGAATGGGTAGGGAGGCGCGCATGAGCGCGGATCACGACGAAGGCCTGCGCCGCGCCCAGCGGCTGCACCTGTCCGGCGATGCCGACGGCGCGGAGCGGGCCTACCGCGCCTTGCTGGACGACGCGGCGCTTGGCGCGCCTGCCGCGCATTGGCTGGGCTTCCTGCTGATGCAGCAAGGCCGGCTGGACGAGGCGCTGGCCTGGCTGGAACGGGTGGTGGCGGCGGATGACGGCCATGCGGAGTGGCATTTCAACCTGGGCCTCGTCCGCGCCAGGCTTGGGCGTTCGGAGGAGGCGGTCTTCGCATTGCGGGAAGCCGCGCGGCGCGACCCGTCACGCTATTTCTACTGGACCAATCTGGGCGCGCAGCTGATGCGCGGCGGACAGGATGCCGAGGCCGAGCAGGCATTGCGCCGCGCGGCGTCCCTGGACCCGCACTGTCCGGATGCCTTTTACCTGCTGACTGAAATGCTGCTGAGGCAGGGACGGCATGCCGAAGCCCGGCGCTGCAACGCGCAAGGCGTGCTGGCGGAGCCGCCGGGGAAGATGGCGCCGATCGCGGTGGGGCAGGCGTTGTGCGAATTGGGCCGGTCAGAAGAGGCCAGGTCGCTCGCCCAAAGCTGGCTGCTGGCGCAGCCCGGCCACCCAGTCGCGCGGCATATGCTGGCGGCGTTCGGCGGCGGCGATGCGCCTGCTGACGGCGACGACGAATACGTGGGCTGCGCCTTCGATGCGGCGGCGGCCAGCTTCGACCAGGATCTGTCCCGCCTGCGCTACCAGGGGCCGTCGTGGACGGCGGCCTGTCTGGCCGGGCTCTCCCTTGCGCCGAAGTCGTTGTCCGCGCTGGACCTGGGCTGCGGCACGGGCTTGATCGGCGAGGTTCTGCAACCTTGGGCGAGCAGGCTGGACGGCGTGGACCTGAGCGCAGGCATGCTGGCGCGCGCCGGGGCCAAGGGAATATACGATAGCCTGGAGCAGGCGGAACTGCGCGCCTTTCTCCGCCAGACGGACAGGACATACCAGTTGATCGCCTGCATGGACACGCTGCCTTACCTGGGCGAACTGGATGCGCTGTTCATGTTGCTGGCCGAGAGGATGGCGCCCGGCGGCCTGCTGCTGTTCTGCACCGAGAGCCTGGAGGATGGCGAGGCCGGGGATGGCCGGCTGCATCACAGCGGGCGCTACCGCCATCATTCCCGCTACCTGGACCGTCTGCTGGCGGTCGGCTGGGATGTGCTGGAAAGAGCGCGCATGCCGGTCCGGGACGAGGCGGGCTGTCCGGTATGGGGCGATTTCGTCTGCGCGAGAAAGGTTTTTGCCGCTTAGTTGCCACTATTTAAAATGAATTTCTATTGTATTTAACTGTTATTTGTAATTAATTTATATTGATTAATTGCTCTATTTTGGATATTCATAAAGTCATCGCCATGCGCCGGCGAGCGGCATCGCCCGCGCGCGCTTTCCGTCAATCTAGGCAAGGATGACCGCGATGACCGCCAAAAACACGCTTCCCCTGTTGTTGCTGCTTTCCCTATCCCCGTTGGCCCATTCCATGGGCAAGACGCCGGGCACCTATACCCACTACCGCTTTCCCGCATCGGCATCCGCGGGGCTGGACGCCGTCGACTTCACCATCACGGTGAACCGCGATCCGGGTTATTCCGCCAATGTCTACTGGGCCAACCAGTTCGACCTGGTCGGCACGTCCGGCGCCTATACCGGCATGCAGAGCAATGGCGGCGGCAAGCGCACTTTCCTTTTTTCCGCCTGGGACACCACCGATGCCAGGGCCGGCAGCGCAGGCAGCTATTGCACCACCTTCTCCGGCGAGGGCACCGGCCGCAGCTGCCGCATCCACGTGGATTGGACGGAGGGGCACAGCTACCGCTTCCACGTCGCCTACGAGGCCGGCGGCTGGCTGGGCGTGACCGTCACCGATCAGACCAGCGGCGCAGCGTTCAAGCTGGGCAGCATCAAGACCGCGGCCAGCAAGATCTCGCCGCACAATATGGTCAACTGGGCCGAGTACTTCGAATGGAACAGCGACCGGGCAAGCTGCCTGGGCCAACCCTACAGCAAGGCGACCTTCGGCGTGCCGGCCGGCAGCGTCGGCGGCAAGCGGGTGCCGGCCAGCATCAGCGGCACTTCCGTCAGCAAGGCCTGCCCGGCTTTTTCCAAGGTCGCCGCCTATAGCCTGAGCAGCGTGCAGGAGAACGGCATCGGCAACTGCGCGCGCGGCCCGATCGCCAATGGCGGCCAGTGCCTGGACGCCAGCGGCGGGGTCGGCGAAGGCGCGGCCGCCATCACCTACGGCTGCCATGGCGGCGGCAACCAGGCCTGGGTGCATGCGCAGGATGGCTCGCTGCAACTGAAGGACAACTATTGCCTGGAGGAGCACGCAGGCGGCGCGGACGTCCGCACTTGCAGCGGCGCATCCGCCTGGACCCGCAGCGGCGATGCGATACGCAGCGCCAAGAGCGGCTTGTGCCTGAGCGCCAATCGTTCAGGCCAGTCCGTCAGCCTGCTGCAATGCAGCGGCTCGGCCAGCCAGCGCTGGAGCCTGCCGCCGCGCTGATGCCGCCGGGCCTCGGCCGCGCCTGGATGGCAGAGGCGGGAGGCCCAATTCGGGCCGGAAGGGCGCTCAGCCCTTGGCGGCCTTGTAAAGCTGGTCGAATACGGCCGGACCATTGGGACCCAGCAACGCGATCTTCACCGGCGTCCACACTTCGTTGGCGTGTCCGAACGCATGGACCAGCGCGGCGTGCTCCTGTTTCGACGGCGCATAGATCTTCACGCCAAGTTTGGCGAACTCCTGTTCGCAATATTTCCTGGCGTTCTGATAGGCGTCGAATTGCGCCGCCTGAATGGCCAGGAAGGCGTCGAGAAACTGGGTGCGGGTCGAGGCGTCGAGCGACTCGATGAAGTCGGTGCTGGAAATGGCCACCCAGCCGTCGTGAACCAGGCCGATGTCCGAAATGACGCCGATTTCGTTCTTGAGATTGTCCGGTCCTGAATAAAGCCCGACGATCGCGGGATCCAGCGCGTCGAACCGGCCGGCGCGCGCCGTCGCCGCGGTGAGGTTCCAGGGAATGGCGCGCGGAATGGCCTTGGCCAGCTTGTAGAACGTGCCCAGCGTTTTCGAATTCGGAATCCGGTACTGCACGCCGGCAAAGTCTTCGGGGGACCGTATCAATTTTCCGTAATGCCTGACCGTCGTCGCGGTTCTGGCGCCGATCACGTAGTGAAACAGGATTTTTATCCTGTGGGGGGCGGTTTTGGACAGGATGTATTTGTTCCAGGCATGGGAGCCTACCAGGCGCAGATAGCTGGCGTCATCGGCGGCCCAGAACGGGATGTTGATGATGTCGAACTCGTTCACCAGCGGGGACAGGTTGGCAATCGACAGCAGGCCGCCCTGCATAGCCTGATATTTGACGGCGTTGGCCAGCTGGGACTCGGAACCCCTGGCGCCTTTGTCATGGATTTTCACATACACCTTGTTATTGGTGCTTTTCTCGACGATCTGCTTGATCTGCAAATGGACGTGGGGAGTGGTCAGGTAGTTTTCCGTCGCATAGACGGAGCCGAAGTTGAATACATATTTGGCCGCTCGTTCTTTCGCGATCTCTTCCGGGGCGGGCAGGGCTTCTTCCGCCCGCGATGTTTGCATCAGATTGGGCACGCACAAGCCCGCGCCTGCGGCTAGGGAGGCTTTCAACAGCGTTCGCCTGCTGAGCTTGTCCATGATGTCTATCTGTCCATTGCGCGGATGCCGTCGGCCAGTTTGAGGCGGGACTGGGCCATCGAGGCAGCCTGGCTCGGTTCGCGGGGGGCGACGACAGGTCGCGGCGCCCGGCGCGCATTCGGCTTATTGTTGATAGCCCGTTTTGTGCGGATGCACAAATGGTTCGCACGCGGAGCGTCGGCCGCCCGGAGGAAGACGGCTGGCATGAGCCACCGCCAGCTACGCCCCAGTCTGGCATAAGAGTTGACCGAATTTGACCCCGCCGGATCAGTGCGGCCGCACGATGGCGCTTAGAGTCCAACGCGGCGGTATTCATTTTCAGATCGTCGGAGACGCGTATGCGGAACACTTCATACTGGATGCTTTTCCTTGGATTCACCAGCTTGTCCCAGATGGCCGCTGCGGGAGCGGTGGGGCAAACCCCGGGCATGACGAGCGGCACCACGCTGCCGACGGCTGCCCATCGCTTGGATATGTTCATCACCCCGGGAGCGGATCCGGGGCCCGCTTCCAATGTTTTCTGGTCGAACCAGCTCGACAGCCTGGGCGGGTACACCGGCATGCAGACCACCGAGCTGTCCGATGCCGAAGGCCATGGCAGGCAGTTCCTGTTCAGCCTGTGGGGGGCGACCGACGCGAGGCCGGGCACGCCGGCGAGCGCCGGGGTCGGCGCGGGCAGCTATTGCACCGTCAGCAAGACCGCCACCGACGGGGACAAGGGCGCGCAATGCCGTTATCGCTACGAATGGCAGGTCGGGCATACCTACCGCTTCCGCGTCACGCCCGACGAGAAACTGGGCAAGGGCTGGTACAAGAGCAATGTCACCGATGTCACGCCTGACGGCGACGGCGCCAGCTTCGACATCGGCAGCATCTACAAGCCTGCGTTTCCCGCCGACATACCAAGCGGCGACATCAAGCAATGGGTGGAGTATTTCGACTGGGGCAACCCTCGGACCACTTGCCTGTCCGTCGCCCGCAGCGATGTGAGGATGTCGGCCGAGGCTTTCGACGCTCAAGGCCGTCCGATCTATCTGCCGGCATACGCGATGAGCGGGCAAAACAGCTGCCAGGACCAGCCGATGGCGATCAGGCCGACCTTTACCCGCATCGCCAGAGACGGCAGCGGCGTCAGAATGGAAGGTGCGACGAGCCAGACTGCCGAAGGATTCATCCGTTCTGCCGGCGGCTGCCTGATTTCTTCGCTGCCGCAGGGGGGAGTCGATCAGACCGTATCGATCGGCGCCTGCCCGACGAAACGAATGGTGGAGCAGAAAGGCGGCCGCTATTTCAGCCAGTACTTCTGGGTGCTGGCCGCCGATGGCTCCATCCAGCAGAAATCCAGTCAATGTCTGACCGCGAAGACCGGAAGCCGGGCGATCGTCGTCAGCGCTTGCGCGCCGGGCCAGGCCGCGCAGCGCTGGCGGGTTGCCGGGTCGACGGACGGCGACGGGCAAAGCGTCCGCCTCGTTTCCGGCCTGTCCGGTTTGTGCCTGGGGCGGGAGGGCAGTGGGCTGGCCGGCATGAGCGCGTGCACGGACAAGGATGTCTTGTGGACCGTGCCGGGCAAGAGTTTCCAGTACTAAAACCTTCGGCATCAAGCCGCCCGTGGCGCGCCGAGCCGGCGCGCTCCCTTTTGCCAACGCCATGGAGTCCATCAATGAAAACACCGATCGCCAGCCTGCTGGCCATCCTGAGCCTTCCCGCCGCCGCGTGCAGCCTTCCCCAGCAGTTGGACGGCAAAACGTTCATCAATGTGGCGGACCCGGCGTTCTCGCCCGGCAATCCCAACGCGGGGACCATCATGAAGCTGAGATTTTCGAAAGACGACTATGAGAACAAGATCCTGACCCGAAACCTGGTCGTCCACGGGCAGTACCGGTATCGCAGGCTTCATGACACGGTCGGTTTCGTTGAGGCCAGCGAAAACTATGGCGGGCAGCCCACCCGCTACACGCTGGTGTTGACCTGCTTGAACGACTATTCCGGCACCGCGGTGTTTACCCAAACGCAGGGCGCCGTTCCACCGGACAACCGCCAGAACACGGTGCGCTACACGATAGAACAATAACGGACCCGAGCGCGGCATGGGCGATGCCAGCCGCCGGCCGGCGGCTGGATGCGGGCAGACGGGATAATTCGCCGATGCCGCGGGCGACGCCTGATCGATGCGCGCCGAAGACAGATGCGTATCGCGAGGCAAACCGTTGTATAATCGCGCGATTTTGTTTTCGCCCCAAGATGTTGAACATGAACAAGACTCCCCGCGTCGGATTCGTTTCGCTTGGCTGTCCCAAGGCCGCCAGCGATTCCGAGCAGATCCTGACCCGCCTTCGCGCCGAAGGCTATGAAATCGCGCCCTCCTACGATGGCGCCGACCTGGTGGTGGTGAACACCTGCGGCTTCATCGATTCCGCCGTCGAGGAGTCGCTGGACGCCATCGGCGAAGCGCTGAACGAGAACGGCAAAGTGATCGTCACCGGCTGTCTGGGGGCCAAGGGCGACGTGGTGCGCGACGTGCATCCGTCGGTCTTGGCCGTGACCGGACCGCATGCCACCGAGGAAGTGATGAGCGCGGTGCATACCCACCTGCCCAAGCCGCACGACCCCTTCGTCGACCTGGTGCCGGACATCGGCGTGCGCCTGACGCCCAAGCATTACGCCTACCTGAAGATTTCCGAGGGCTGCAACCACCGCTGCACCTTCTGCATCATCCCGTCGATGCGCGGCGATCTGGAAAGCCGCCCCATCCATGACGTGCTGCGCGAGGCCGAAAGCCTGGCCAAGGCCGGCGTGAAAGAGATCCTGGTGATTTCGCAGGACACCTCGGCCTACGGCGTGGACACCAAGTACAAGCTGGGCTTCCACAACGGCCGCCCGGTGAAGACCCGCATGACCGAGCTGTGCGAGGAGCTGGGCCGCCACGGCATCTGGGTGCGCCTGCATTACGTTTACCCGTACCCGCACGTGGACGAGGTGATTCCGCTGATGCGCGACGGCAAGATCCTGCCGTATCTCGACATCCCGTTCCAGCACGCCAGCCAGAAAGTGCTGAAGCTGATGAAGCGGCCGGCCAACAGCGACAACGTGCTGGCCCGCATCAAGAAGTGGCGCGAGATCTGCCCGGAACTGGTGATCCGCTCCACCTTCATCGTCGGCTTCCCCGGCGAGACCGAGGAAGACTTCGAAGAATTGCTGGCGTTCATCCGCGAAGCGGAGCTGGACCGCGTCGGCTGCTTCACTTACTCCCCGGTCGAAGGCGCCACCGCCAACGAGTTGCCGAACCCGGTGCCGGAAGACGTGAAGGAAGCGCGCAAGGAGCGCTTCATGGCCGTGCAGGCCGAAATCAGCGCGCGCCGCCTGGAGCGCCGCGTCGGCCAGACCCTGCAAGTGCTGGTGGACGAGATCGACGACGAAGGCACCGCCGTTTGCCGCAGCTATGCCGACGCGCCGGAGATCGACGGCCTGGTGTTCGTCGAGGACGCCGCCGGCATGCAGCCGGGCGAGTTCTACCAGGTGGAAATCGTCGACTGCAGCGAGCACGACCTGTGGGGCGAGCGCCGCTGAGGCGCGGCTCGCTGGCAGGCCAAGGCGCCGGGTTTCGACCCGGCGCTTTTTTTTATTTCGGATGCGGTAGATTTTTTGACATTCCAGCCCTTGTCGCGGAAGGGTTGACGGTATAATGGCCGACAGCTTATGACGAGGCCATGTTTGTCAATGTCCTATCCGATTCAAACCCTGGCCGGCATCGCCTCTTGCGATCTCCTGTGCTGCCCCCCGTCTCTGCCCATCCGCGAAGCCGCCAGCCGGATGATGGCGGCCGCCTGCAGCTCCATCGTGGTGCGGGACGAGAAGGGCGCGGTGCTGGGGCTGTGGACCGAGTCCGACGCGCTGGAGGCCTCGCTGGGGCGGCGCGACCCCGACCTGCCGGTGGGACAGGCGGTCAGCGCGCAGCTGGCCAGCCTGCCGCACGACATGCCGCTGCAGGACGCGGTGGAAGCATTCCGCCGCCGCCAGCTGCGCCACGCGCTGGTGTGGAAAGGCGGCCAGCCGCTGGGGATCGTCACCCTGACCGACATCGTCCGCAATCAGGGTCTGGAATCTTTCCTGCTGGTCAAGCGCATCCGCGATCTGCCCGGGCCGCCGGCGCGCGCGCTGCCGGCCGCGGCCGGGCCGCGCGAGGCGATGAGCCTGATGCGCGAGCAGGGCCTGTCGGCGCTGGCCGTGGCGCTGGACGACGGCGGGCACGGCATCGTCACCCAGCGCGACGTGCTGCGCTGGCTGGCTTCCGACCAGTTGCCCCCCACGCTGGGCGAGGGATGCCGCCGGCCGTTGATCGGCGTGTCGGAATACTCCAGCCTCTTGCAGGCGCGGCGCCTGCTGCAGCAGCACAATATCCGCCACCTGGCGGTGTTCGGCGACGACGGCGGCCTGCTCAGGCTGCTGGGCTTCGACGACATCGTGCAGGGCATCGAGCACGAATACCTGCACGAGCTGAACGAGGCGCTGCGCCAGCGCGACGAAGCGCTGCAGCAGTCGCGGCACAGCCTGCTGCTGGCTGATAAGGTATTCGAGTCGACGATGGAAGGCATCATCATCACCGACCGCAACGGCGTGATCCAGTCGGTGAATCCCGCTTTCGCCCGCATCACCGGCTACAGCCGCGAGGAGGCGCTGGGCCAGACGCCGGCCCTGCTGAAGTCCGGCAAGCAGCCGCCCGAGTTCTACCAGCAACTGTGGCGCAGCCTGCTGCGCGACGGCCGCTGGCAGGGCGAGGTGGTGAACCGGCGCAAGGGCGGACTGCTGTACACCGAGCATCTGAGCATCACCGCCATCCGCGACGCGGCCGGCGAATGCCTGCATTACGTGGCGGTATTCTCCGACATCACCCAGCGCAAGCAGGCCGAGGAAAGGCTGCACTTCCTGGCCAACCACGACGCCTTGACCAGCCTGCCCAACCGCACGCTGTTCCTGGAAAAGCTGCAGGGCGCGGTGGAGCGGGCCGGGCTGGGCGGCCAGCGGCTGGCGCTGCTGTTCATCGATCTGGACCGCTTCAAGCTGGTCAACGACACGCTGGGCCATTACGCCGGCGACCAGCTGCTGATCCACATCGCGCGCCAGCTGCAGTCGCGGCTGCTGCCGGGCGAGACCGTGGCCAGGCTGGGCGGCGACGAATTCACGCTGCTGCTGGAAGGCGTGGGCGGCGAGGCCCAGGTGGCGGCGCGGGCGCAGGCGATGCTGGACGCGATCACCGAGCTGTCCGGCGTGGCCGGCCAGCAGATGTTCATCTCCGCCAGCATAGGCATCAGCATGTTCCCGCTGGACGGCCGCGACGCCGACACGCTGCTGGTGCACGCCGACACCGCGATGTACCGCGCCAAGGACGGCGGCAAGAACGGTTTCCAGTTCTACACCCCGGACATGAACGCGCGCGCGCTGGAGCGGCTGAAGCTGGAGTACAGCCTGCACCGCGCGCTGGCGCAGCAGGAGCTGGAGCTGTGGTACCAGCCCAAGGTGGCGCTGGACAGCGGACAGCTGATCGGCGCGGAAGCGCTGCTGCGCTGGCGGCATCCCGAACTGGGCCTGGTGCCGCCGGACCGTTTCATTCCCATCGCCGAGGAGAGCGCGCTGATCGCGCAGATCGGCGCCTGGGTGCTGGAGACCGCCTGCGCCGACGCGCGCCGCTGGCGCAACGCCGGCCTGGCGCCGGGCCGGCTGGCGGTGAACGTGTCCGGCCGCCAGCTCAAGCACGGCGATTTCGTCGCCGAGCTGGAGCAGGCGCTGGCGCGGCATGGCCTGGACAGCGACGCGCTGGAGCTGGAGATCACCGAAAGCGTGGTGATGGAGGACGCCGGCGGCATGGTGGACACGTTGTTCCGGCTGCAGAAGCTGGGCATGTATTTGTCCATCGACGACTTCGGCACCGGCTATTCATCGTTGTCTTACCTGAAGCGCCTGCCGGTGCGCGGACTGAAGATAGACCGCTCCTTCATCGACGACCTGCACTGCGACGGCGACGACGCCGCCATCACCCGCGCCATCATCTCCATCGCCCGCAGCCTGGGGCTGGACGTGGTGGCGGAGGGGGTGGAGGAGGAGGCGCAGCGGCGCTTTCTGCTGGAGCAGGGCTGCAACTGCGCGCAGGGCTATCTGTTCAGCAAGCCGCTGCCGCGCGACGCCTACGAGGCGCTGCTGAGCCGCAGCGAGGTGGGCGCGGAGGCGTAAAAAAACCGGCGCCTTTCGGCGCCGGTTTCATCGGCAGGGCCAAGCTCAGCCGCCTATCCTGTCCTTGCCCATGAAGGGGCGCAGCACGGTCGGCACGGTGACGCTGCCGTCGGCGTTCTGGTAGTTTTCCAGGATGGCCACCAGGGTGCGGCCCACCGCCAGGCCGGAGCCGTTCAGCGTGTGCACCAGCTGGTTCTTGCCGTTTTCGTCCTTGTAGCGCGCCTTCATGCGGCGGGCCTGGAAGGCCTCGCAGTTGGAGCAGCTGGAGATCTCGCGGTAGGTGTTCTGCGCCGGCAGCCACACTTCCAGGTCGTAGGTTTTGGCGGAGCCGAAACCCATGTCGCCGGTGCACAGCGTGATCACGCGGTAGGGCAGTTCCAGCGCCTTCAGGATGTTCTCGGCGTGGCCCACCATTTCCTCCAGCGCGGCGTAGGAGTGTTCCGGCTTCTCCACGCGCACCATCTCCACCTTGTCGAACTGGTGCTGGCGGATCATGCCGCGGGTGTCGCGGCCGTAGCTGCCGGCCTCGGAGCGGAAGCACGGCGAGTGCGCGGTCATCTTCTTCGGCAGCTCGCTCTCTTGCAGGATGGTGTCGGCGACGGTATTGGTCAGCGTCACTTCCGAGGTGGAAATCAGGTATTGCGGCACGGCGGACTCGTCGCCGCCGCGGGTCACCTTGAACATGTCGTCGGCGAATTTCGGCAGTTGGCCGGTGCCCAAAAGCGCGGTGTCGTTGACGATGTACGGGGTGTAGTGCTCCTGGTAGCCGTGGCTGCCGGTGTGGGTGTTCAGCATGAACTGCGCGATGGCGCGGTGCAGGCGGGCGATGTCGCCCTTCAGCAC
This genomic window from Chromobacterium violaceum ATCC 12472 contains:
- the serS gene encoding serine--tRNA ligase; translated protein: MLDINLLRNDIEAVAARLAGRGYTLDTAAFNQLESERKSLQSRMQELQAKRNATSKQIGIAKGKGEDVSAILAEVATLGDELKAAEQAFDGVQGQLDAWLMSIPNLPHESVPVGKDENDNVEVRRVGVPRQFDFEVKDHVDVGAPLGLDFDTGAKLSGARFTVLKGDIARLHRAIAQFMLNTHTGSHGYQEHYTPYIVNDTALLGTGQLPKFADDMFKVTRGGDESAVPQYLISTSEVTLTNTVADTILQESELPKKMTAHSPCFRSEAGSYGRDTRGMIRQHQFDKVEMVRVEKPEHSYAALEEMVGHAENILKALELPYRVITLCTGDMGFGSAKTYDLEVWLPAQNTYREISSCSNCEAFQARRMKARYKDENGKNQLVHTLNGSGLAVGRTLVAILENYQNADGSVTVPTVLRPFMGKDRIGG